The Brassica oleracea var. oleracea cultivar TO1000 chromosome C6, BOL, whole genome shotgun sequence genome includes a region encoding these proteins:
- the LOC106300343 gene encoding RPM1-interacting protein 4-like has translation MASNNQSRQQQDRPLPKFGEWDVNDPASAEGFTVIFAKARDDKKTNASGRAPSQRRDNNKGQDEPTKKRFCCF, from the exons ATGGCATCG AATAATCAATCAAGACAACAACAAGATCGACCATTACCAAAATTTGGAGAATGGGACGTAAACGATCCAGCATCAGCCGAAGGATTCACCGTTATATTCGCTAAAGCTCGAGACGACAAAAAGACAAACGCTAGTGGTCGTGCTCCCTCTCAACGCCGTGATAACAACAAAGGGCAAGATGAACCTACG AAGAAAAGGTTCTGCTGTTTCTGA
- the LOC106298775 gene encoding uncharacterized protein LOC106298775 — protein sequence MGESAVLFHSHSFAAPLSRHESHQDNTMHALSQSVSFGRFMTENLEWGKWSSFSHKKYVDEAEKYSQPGSVAQKKAFFDAHYKKIAEAKKAKAASDDSKQEEQQPESVAVLLNTLETLTKDEVKEEEESGETELVLGGEEVVLSMEKDEEESERTSVVVVLEQEGTVVDNSVIADDLQAVLEVLDVNHTEDVELLKKSSFIGEKEEEGKSVAKNSPVSMDKSEAPKKAMEPVVSQKISEKPATHSSMKKNKFSFLKLLMGNTKTQDQNPKRKTDKKPNKMFLCLCFNPEMVREIEGPTKTQRKNL from the exons ATGGGTGAATCTGCAGTTCTATTTCATTCACATTCGTTCGCAGCTCCTCTTTCTCGTCATGAATCTCATCAG GATAATACTATGCATGCGCTTAGCCAATCAGTCTCCTTCGGTAGATTCATGACAGAGAATCTTGAGTGGGGGAAATGGTCAAGCTTCTCGCACAAGAAGTATGTCGATGAAGCTGAGAAATATTCTCAGCCTGGATCTGTTGCTCAGAAGAAAGCTTTCTTTGACGCTCATTACAAGAAAATAGCTGAAGCCAAGAAAGCAAAAGCAGCTTCAGATGACTCAAAACAAGAAGAACAACAACCAGAAAGTGTTGCGGTGTTGCTAAACACATTGGAGACATTGACTAAAGATGAGGTTAAAGAAGAAGAAGAGAGTGGTGAAACAGAGTTAGTCCTGGGTGGTGAAGAGGTGGTTTTGAGTATGGAGAAAGATGAAGAAGAATCCGAAAGAACGAGTGTTGTTGTGGTTTTGGAACAAGAAGGCACTGTGGTTGATAACTCTGTGATTGCAGATGATTTACAGGCTGTTCTTGAGGTGCTCGATGTGAATCACACAGAGGATGTAGAGTTGTTGAAGAAGAGCTCTTTTATTGGAGAAAAAGAAGAAGAGGGAAAATCTGTTGCCAAGAACTCACCGGTGTCTATGGATAAATCAGAAGCTCCAAAGAAAGCAATGGAGCCTGTTGTCTCACAGAAAATAAG TGAAAAACCGGCAACTCACAGTTCCATGAAGAAGAACAAATTCAGTTTCTTGAA GCTTTTGATGGGCAACACTAAAACTCAAGATCAGAACCCAAAG AGAAAGACTGATAAGAAACCGAACAAAATGTTTCTCTGTCTTTGCTTCAACCCTGAGATGGTGAGGGAAATAGAAGGGCCAACCAAAACACAGAGGAAGAATCTCTGA